The following are encoded together in the Oncorhynchus kisutch isolate 150728-3 linkage group LG8, Okis_V2, whole genome shotgun sequence genome:
- the LOC109896030 gene encoding voltage-dependent anion-selective channel protein 2-like isoform X3, which produces MSDKGGEKARLVRKEEASPASQAIQNKGVPCAPCCHKVAMAVPPAYSDLGKAAKDIFGKGYGFGIVKLDLKTKAQSGVMEFSTSGSSNTDTGKAAGNLETKYKVKELGLSFTQKWNTDNTLATEVSMEDQLAKGLKLGLDMSFVPNTGKKSAKLKTGYKRDFINLGCDLDFDMASPTVHAAAVLGYEGWLAGYQMAFDTSKSKLAQNNFALGYKAGDFQLHTNVNDGTEFGGSIYQKVNCHLETAINLAWTAGSNNTRFGIGAKYQLDKDASLSAKVNNASLIGVGYTQALRPGVKLTLSALIDAKNFNAGGHKVGLGFELEA; this is translated from the exons ATGTCAgacaaaggaggagagaaggCGAGACTGGTGAGGAAGGAGGAGGCGAGTCCAGCATCACAGGCCATTCAGAACAAAGGAGTTCCCTGTGCACCATGTTGCCACAAGG TCGCCATGGCGGTTCCTCCTGCATACTCGGACCTAGGAAAAGCCGCCAAAGACATCTTCGGCAAGGGCTATG gcTTTGGAATCGTGAAACTGGACCTAAAGACAAAGGCCCAGAGTGGAGTT ATG gAGTTTTCAACCTCAGGCTCCAGTAACACAGACACAGGGAAGGCAGCAGGTAACCTGGAGACCAAGTACAAGGTGAAGGAGCTGGGCCTGAGCTTCACCCAGAAATGGAACACAGACAACACCCTGGCCACAGAGGTCTCCATGGAGGACCAG CTGGCTAAGGGCTTGAAGCTGGGCCTGGACATGTCGTTTGTGCCCAACACTGG TAAGAAGAGTGCCAAGCTGAAGACTGGCTACAAGCGTGACTTCATCAACTTGGGCTGTGACCTGGACTTTGACATGGCCAGCCCCACGGTCCACGCTGCTGCTGTGCTGGGCTACGAGGGCTGGCTGGCCGGGTACCAGATGGCTTTCGACACATCCAAGTCTAAACTGGCCCAGAACAACTTTGCCTTGGGATACAAGGCTGGGGACTTCCAGCTCCACACCAACGT TAACGATGGTACAGAGTTCGGCGGCTCCATCTACCAGAAGGTGAACTGCCACCTGGAAACAGCCATCAACCTGGCCTGGACGGCCGGCAGCAACAACACACGCTTCGGCATTGGAGCCAAATACCAGCTGGACAAGGACGCTTCCCTGTCT gCCAAAGTCAATAACGCCAGTCTAATTGGAGTCGGCTACACACAAGCCCTCAGGCCAG gagtGAAGCTGACTCTCTCAGCTCTGATCGATGCGAAGAACTTCAACGCAGGCGGTCACAAGGTTGGCTTGGGCTTTGAGCTGGAGGCAtaa
- the LOC109896030 gene encoding voltage-dependent anion-selective channel protein 2-like isoform X4, which yields MSDKGGEKARLVRKEEASPASQAIQNKGVPCAPCCHKVAMAVPPAYSDLGKAAKDIFGKGYGFGIVKLDLKTKAQSGVEFSTSGSSNTDTGKAAGNLETKYKVKELGLSFTQKWNTDNTLATEVSMEDQLAKGLKLGLDMSFVPNTGKKSAKLKTGYKRDFINLGCDLDFDMASPTVHAAAVLGYEGWLAGYQMAFDTSKSKLAQNNFALGYKAGDFQLHTNVNDGTEFGGSIYQKVNCHLETAINLAWTAGSNNTRFGIGAKYQLDKDASLSAKVNNASLIGVGYTQALRPGVKLTLSALIDAKNFNAGGHKVGLGFELEA from the exons ATGTCAgacaaaggaggagagaaggCGAGACTGGTGAGGAAGGAGGAGGCGAGTCCAGCATCACAGGCCATTCAGAACAAAGGAGTTCCCTGTGCACCATGTTGCCACAAGG TCGCCATGGCGGTTCCTCCTGCATACTCGGACCTAGGAAAAGCCGCCAAAGACATCTTCGGCAAGGGCTATG gcTTTGGAATCGTGAAACTGGACCTAAAGACAAAGGCCCAGAGTGGAGTT gAGTTTTCAACCTCAGGCTCCAGTAACACAGACACAGGGAAGGCAGCAGGTAACCTGGAGACCAAGTACAAGGTGAAGGAGCTGGGCCTGAGCTTCACCCAGAAATGGAACACAGACAACACCCTGGCCACAGAGGTCTCCATGGAGGACCAG CTGGCTAAGGGCTTGAAGCTGGGCCTGGACATGTCGTTTGTGCCCAACACTGG TAAGAAGAGTGCCAAGCTGAAGACTGGCTACAAGCGTGACTTCATCAACTTGGGCTGTGACCTGGACTTTGACATGGCCAGCCCCACGGTCCACGCTGCTGCTGTGCTGGGCTACGAGGGCTGGCTGGCCGGGTACCAGATGGCTTTCGACACATCCAAGTCTAAACTGGCCCAGAACAACTTTGCCTTGGGATACAAGGCTGGGGACTTCCAGCTCCACACCAACGT TAACGATGGTACAGAGTTCGGCGGCTCCATCTACCAGAAGGTGAACTGCCACCTGGAAACAGCCATCAACCTGGCCTGGACGGCCGGCAGCAACAACACACGCTTCGGCATTGGAGCCAAATACCAGCTGGACAAGGACGCTTCCCTGTCT gCCAAAGTCAATAACGCCAGTCTAATTGGAGTCGGCTACACACAAGCCCTCAGGCCAG gagtGAAGCTGACTCTCTCAGCTCTGATCGATGCGAAGAACTTCAACGCAGGCGGTCACAAGGTTGGCTTGGGCTTTGAGCTGGAGGCAtaa
- the LOC109896030 gene encoding voltage-dependent anion-selective channel protein 2-like isoform X2 gives MAVPPAYSDLGKAAKDIFGKGYGFGIVKLDLKTKAQSGVEFSTSGSSNTDTGKAAGNLETKYKVKELGLSFTQKWNTDNTLATEVSMEDQLAKGLKLGLDMSFVPNTGKKSAKLKTGYKRDFINLGCDLDFDMASPTVHAAAVLGYEGWLAGYQMAFDTSKSKLAQNNFALGYKAGDFQLHTNVNDGTEFGGSIYQKVNCHLETAINLAWTAGSNNTRFGIGAKYQLDKDASLSAKVNNASLIGVGYTQALRPGVKLTLSALIDAKNFNAGGHKVGLGFELEA, from the exons ATGGCGGTTCCTCCTGCATACTCGGACCTAGGAAAAGCCGCCAAAGACATCTTCGGCAAGGGCTATG gcTTTGGAATCGTGAAACTGGACCTAAAGACAAAGGCCCAGAGTGGAGTT gAGTTTTCAACCTCAGGCTCCAGTAACACAGACACAGGGAAGGCAGCAGGTAACCTGGAGACCAAGTACAAGGTGAAGGAGCTGGGCCTGAGCTTCACCCAGAAATGGAACACAGACAACACCCTGGCCACAGAGGTCTCCATGGAGGACCAG CTGGCTAAGGGCTTGAAGCTGGGCCTGGACATGTCGTTTGTGCCCAACACTGG TAAGAAGAGTGCCAAGCTGAAGACTGGCTACAAGCGTGACTTCATCAACTTGGGCTGTGACCTGGACTTTGACATGGCCAGCCCCACGGTCCACGCTGCTGCTGTGCTGGGCTACGAGGGCTGGCTGGCCGGGTACCAGATGGCTTTCGACACATCCAAGTCTAAACTGGCCCAGAACAACTTTGCCTTGGGATACAAGGCTGGGGACTTCCAGCTCCACACCAACGT TAACGATGGTACAGAGTTCGGCGGCTCCATCTACCAGAAGGTGAACTGCCACCTGGAAACAGCCATCAACCTGGCCTGGACGGCCGGCAGCAACAACACACGCTTCGGCATTGGAGCCAAATACCAGCTGGACAAGGACGCTTCCCTGTCT gCCAAAGTCAATAACGCCAGTCTAATTGGAGTCGGCTACACACAAGCCCTCAGGCCAG gagtGAAGCTGACTCTCTCAGCTCTGATCGATGCGAAGAACTTCAACGCAGGCGGTCACAAGGTTGGCTTGGGCTTTGAGCTGGAGGCAtaa
- the LOC109896030 gene encoding voltage-dependent anion-selective channel protein 2-like isoform X1 translates to MAVPPAYSDLGKAAKDIFGKGYGFGIVKLDLKTKAQSGVMEFSTSGSSNTDTGKAAGNLETKYKVKELGLSFTQKWNTDNTLATEVSMEDQLAKGLKLGLDMSFVPNTGKKSAKLKTGYKRDFINLGCDLDFDMASPTVHAAAVLGYEGWLAGYQMAFDTSKSKLAQNNFALGYKAGDFQLHTNVNDGTEFGGSIYQKVNCHLETAINLAWTAGSNNTRFGIGAKYQLDKDASLSAKVNNASLIGVGYTQALRPGVKLTLSALIDAKNFNAGGHKVGLGFELEA, encoded by the exons ATGGCGGTTCCTCCTGCATACTCGGACCTAGGAAAAGCCGCCAAAGACATCTTCGGCAAGGGCTATG gcTTTGGAATCGTGAAACTGGACCTAAAGACAAAGGCCCAGAGTGGAGTT ATG gAGTTTTCAACCTCAGGCTCCAGTAACACAGACACAGGGAAGGCAGCAGGTAACCTGGAGACCAAGTACAAGGTGAAGGAGCTGGGCCTGAGCTTCACCCAGAAATGGAACACAGACAACACCCTGGCCACAGAGGTCTCCATGGAGGACCAG CTGGCTAAGGGCTTGAAGCTGGGCCTGGACATGTCGTTTGTGCCCAACACTGG TAAGAAGAGTGCCAAGCTGAAGACTGGCTACAAGCGTGACTTCATCAACTTGGGCTGTGACCTGGACTTTGACATGGCCAGCCCCACGGTCCACGCTGCTGCTGTGCTGGGCTACGAGGGCTGGCTGGCCGGGTACCAGATGGCTTTCGACACATCCAAGTCTAAACTGGCCCAGAACAACTTTGCCTTGGGATACAAGGCTGGGGACTTCCAGCTCCACACCAACGT TAACGATGGTACAGAGTTCGGCGGCTCCATCTACCAGAAGGTGAACTGCCACCTGGAAACAGCCATCAACCTGGCCTGGACGGCCGGCAGCAACAACACACGCTTCGGCATTGGAGCCAAATACCAGCTGGACAAGGACGCTTCCCTGTCT gCCAAAGTCAATAACGCCAGTCTAATTGGAGTCGGCTACACACAAGCCCTCAGGCCAG gagtGAAGCTGACTCTCTCAGCTCTGATCGATGCGAAGAACTTCAACGCAGGCGGTCACAAGGTTGGCTTGGGCTTTGAGCTGGAGGCAtaa
- the ikbkb gene encoding inhibitor of nuclear factor kappa-B kinase subunit beta: MSRVPLQQQQSCGSWELKERLGTGGFGNVTRWQNKDTEEQIAIKQCRQELSERNRERWCLEIQIMKRLDHVNVVAAREVPEGLQSSLRINDLPLLAMEYCQGGDLRKYLNLLENCCGMREGSILILLRDISSALTYLHKKRIIHRDLKPENIVLQQGEKRLIHKIIDLGYAKELDQNSLCTSFVGTLQYLVCGATVANTSSICSLSLSPLSFPPSVSVSISSLSSLPSLSPDQRCGGDSQEVVRLVVQAVQFYERKLKDFYTHLSKTVVCRQRVMELLPRVEGVVQRMAESEQVLMNLQERRQRELWNLLKVACSKVRSPVSGSPVDGGRSSSSVPPLLTPRPSLQQLDESLLVIEESRTFESRLQSLIQETIQESESDMQLLREWTWLSEGQDLSSDLS, encoded by the exons gACACAGAGGAGCAGATAGCCATTAAGCAGTGTCGTCAGGAGCTGAGTGAGAGGAACAGAGAACGCTGGTGTTTGGAGATACAGATCATGAAGAG actggaCCATGTGAATGTGGTAGCAGCGAGGGAGGTTCCTGAAGGGCTGCAGTCCTCCTTACGCATCAATGATCTACCTCTACTGGCCATGGAGTactgtcagggaggtgacctgaggaag tatCTGAACCTGTTGGAGAACTGCTGTGGAATGAGGGAGGGTTCCATCCTTATTCTGCTACGGGACATAT cCTCTGCTCTGACCTACCTTCATAAGAAGAGGATCATCCACAGAGATCTGAAGCCAGAGAACATCGTCCTCcagcagggagagaagaga TTGATCCATAAGATCATAGATCTGGGCTACGCCAAGGAACTGGACCAGAACAGTCTGTGTACCTCATTCGTTGGAACACTGCAATACCTGGTGTGTGGCGCTACTGTGGCTAACACTTCTTCTATCTGTTCT ctctctctctctcccctctccttccccccgtctgtctctgtttctatctcctctctctcttccctcccctccctctctccagaccagaggtGTGGGGGGGACAGTCAAGAGGTAGTACGTCTGGTGGTCCAGGCAGTCCAGTTCTACGAGAGGAAACTCAAAGACTTCTACACACACCTCAG tAAGACGGTGGTGTGTCGTCAGCGTGTAATGGAGCTGCTACCCCGTGTAGAGGGAGTGGTACAGAGAATGGCTGAGAGTGAACAGGTCCTGATGAATCTACAGGAGAGACGGCAGAGGGAACTATGGAACCTGCTGAAAGTAGCCTGT AGTAAGGTGCGCAGCCCGGTGAGTGGGAGTCCTGTGGATGGGGGACGCTCttcctcctctgttccccctctacTGACCCCCAGACCCAGCCTACAGCAGCT ggatgAGTCTCTGTTGGTGATCGAGGAGAGCAGGACGTTTGAGAGTAGACTACAGAGTCTGATACAGGAGACCATCCAGGAGTCTGAAAGCGATATGCAG TTGCTGAGAGAGTGGACGTGGCTGAGTGAAGGACAGGACCTTTCCTCTGATCTTTCCTGA